The following is a genomic window from Campylobacter lari subsp. lari.
ATCAAAAAAGAAGCGCTAAAAGCAGTTGCTAATGGTGCTAAAGAGATTTTTTTACTAGGACAAAATGTTAACAATTACGGCAAAAGATTTTCTAATGCTCATGAAAAGATTAATTTTTCAGATCTTTTAGAAAAATTAAGCGAAATCGAAGGTTTAGAGCGTATCCGCTTTACAAGCCCACATCCATTGCATATGGATGATAGATTTTTAGAGGTTTTTTCTAAAAATCCAAAAGTATGTAAGTCTATGCATATGCCTTTACAAAGTGGTTCAAGTGAAATTTTAAAGGCTATGAAACGCGGTTATACTAAAGAGTGGTATTTAGATAGGGCCTTAAAACTTCGTTCTATGTGTAAAGATGTGAGTATTTCTACTGATGTGATTGTAGCTTTTCCAGGTGAGAGTGATAAAGACTTTGAAGATACCATGGATGTACTTGAAAAAGTGCGATTTGAGCAAATGTTTTCTTTTAAATATTCTAAAAGACCACTAACTAAAGCTGCAACTATGCCAAATCAAATTCCTGATGATATAGCTTCAAAACGCTTGAGTATTTTACAAGCTAGACATACAGAAATTTTAGATGAGATTGTTGCAAAACAAAAAGATAAAGAATTTGAAGTTTTATTTGAAGAATTAAGAAGTGAAGGCTTTGTAGCAGGTAGAAGTGATAATAATTTTTTAATCCAAGTAAAAGGAAGCGAAGAATTATTAGGACAAATGAAAAAAGTAAAAATCACCAATCCTAGGCGTATGGTGTTAAATGGCGAAATCCTTTAAGATTAATCTTTTAGCTTTTGGAATTTTTTTACTCCAATGGCTGATTTTTTTAACTTGTAGAAAGGTTTATTTAGGGCAAAAGCTTCCAAAAAGATCATGTGTGATACTTTTTTGGCATGGGCGTCTTGCCCTAATGCCTTTTGCCTATCGTAAAATGGGTATTAAAGGTAAAAAGGCTTATGTGATGATTTCACACCATAAAGATGGAGAGATCATTGCTAGAAATATTGCCTTTTTTGGTTTGGATACTTTAAGAGGAAGCACAAGCAAAGGTGCTTTGGCTTTATTAAAACAATCTTTCAAAATCTTAGATCAAGGCGATGATATTATCATTACTCCAGATGGGCCAAGAGGACCTTATCATAGTATTTCAGATGGTTCTGTGATGATAGCAGCGAAAAAAAATGTTCCACTTTTTTTATTAAATTATGAAGCAAGTTCTTTTTGGGAATTTAAAAGTTGGGATAAAATGATCTTACCCAAACCTTTTTCTAAGATTACTTATAGATTAAGTGAAGAAATCAAAATACAAAATTTAAATTTAGAAGAAGCTAAAGTATTGATAAAAGAAAAATTTGATATGATAAGTCAAATAGATAAAGGATAAACACTATGTTATCTTTTTTTAGAAAGTATATTTTACAACTTTTAGTTTGTATTTGCTATGATGAAAAACAATACATTATAAGATGTCATACTTGGAAAAAATCCCAAGCTGTTGATACTTTTGAAAAAAGCTTTGAAGATAAAGAAAAAGCTATAGAATATGTAAAAAATTTAAGTAAAGATTTTCAAATTTATTATTTATGTGCTTTTTTTACTCCTATTGCCCAAGGTGTTGTGCCAAGTTCAAATTTTAAAGATCTTTCCAATTTTGGTGTCGATGCAAGTAGTGTTAGGTGTATTTCTTTTAACAACGGCTTATTGTATGCATCTAATCATTCTTTAAGCTCATATGAGCAAGATTATGAGGCTTTTGGTGGTTTGGATTTGCTTTATTCGCCTTTTTCTTTGCTTTATCATTGCATGGCAAATAGAGGTTTTGAAGAAAAAATCGGCCTTTATGTATATAGATACCATGATTTTGTTGCGATGTTAATTTGTAAAAATGAGGCTATATTATTTGGAAGTTATTTTAATATAGCTAGTCAAAATTATGATGAAGATGATTTTTTTGATGATATTAAAGAAGAATTTGACTTAAAAATTGACGATGAAAATCAAGAAGAAGAAAATGAACAAAATTATGATTTAAAAAGTTTAGAAGAAATGAGTCAAGAGCTTGATAAACTTGAGGAATTAGATGAAGAAAAAGAAGAGCTTCCTGTTGAGTCTTTAGAAAATTTTAGCTCAGATATGAAAATGATAGAATACATTATCTCAAGTGTAAAAGAATTTTATCAAAATCCTTTGTATGATAATAGCTTTTTAGAAGAAATTGTGATTTTTGATGAGGAAAGTTTTAGCCCAACCTCACTTGATTATTTAGAAAATGAACTATTTATAAAGCCTAAAGTAGAGCTTGTAGATACTTTAAATTTGATGAATGAACTTATGGTGAAGGACTTAAAATTATGAGATATAGTCTAATCAAACCTAAGATAAAACCTGTTTTTAATCTTTTTACTAGAATTTGGATTTATTTTACTAGTATTAGTGTTGCTTTGATTTTTGTGGTGTTTATTGTAGTGGTTTTTAAAAGCTATTATGCGTCTGTGCAACTTGATGATAAAAAAGAAGAGTTAGCTCAAATTCTCGCACAAATTAATGCTAATAAGCTTAAATATCAAGAACTAGTAAGACAAAATGATAAAGCAGAGTTGATTTTGGGAGATTTAGGGCAAGAGCAAGAAAATGGTAAAAATAAAGTTTTATTAAAAAGTATTCAAAATCTTTTTACTTTAGTGCCTAAAAACATATCTTTAAATGAGGTTTTAATGGAAGATAGATCACTTATTTTAAGAGGTATTACACCTACTAAAGAAATGTTTGCTTTGTTGTTAGAAGCCCCATTAAGAAGTATTTTTTCAAATTCTCAAACAAGCTATTATCAATTAGAAAATGGGTGGTATCGCTTTGTAAGTGTAAATATCACTATACCAGAGGAAATGTATGAGCAAAAACGATAAGAGCTTAGAAGAAGCTGATGTATTAAAGATACTGATTTATTCTTTTTCATTTGTTGCACTTTGTGCGATTTTGATTTTATTTTTAATCGTGCCTTTTTTGAAAGATTATAAAATCGAGCATTCAAGATTAGCAACCCAGCAAATTCAAAACACTAAAGCATTAAATGAGCTACAAGCTTTAGAAAAAGTTATTGATGAGTTTCAAAAGATGAATGCGAAAAATTTAGCTCAAATTAATGCAGAATTTTCACAAAAAGAATTATTGGAATTTATGAAAAATTACTTTGATGATGTTAAAATCAATCTCATTCCTATTAAAAAAGAGCAAGAGTATCTAAAATATCAATTTGAAGCTAATGTAAAGATGAAAAATCCTCAAGCTTTTTATTCTTTTTTAAATGATTTGCAAAGATATAAAAATTTAATAGAAATTAGCACTCCTGTAGAATTTAAATCCGAAGAAAAACACATTAATCTTAAATTTAAGATCAAAGTGTTTCATGCTTTAGCTATTCAAAAATAATTACTTCATTATTTTGATAAGGAGTAGCTTTTTCTTCTTTTTTATCATCTTCTTTTACATCTTGAACCTCTGAGTTTTCTTGTGTTTTTGGTTCTTCTTTGATTTCTTTTATACTAGTTTTTAAACTAGATGTGATTTCTTTATAAAAAGCAAGAAAAACTTTATCAATTTCTAAAGCACTAGCTGCAAGACTTTCATTAACTTGGGTTGGAACAGCACTATATACCTCTCTAAAGCTTTCTATGCTTGCTTGTCCTTTTATAGGATAATTTAAAATAATAGGATCGTTTAATTTTGCCGAGCTTGCTGTGCTTTGGAAAGTATCTTCTTGGTGTAAATTATTTAAATGACTTTGAGCTTCTAAAATAATCATAAAAGAAGACTCCACACTATCGCCTCCAAGACTTGAATTTCTTGTAACCTTATCTTCATATAAACTAGCATTGATAACTATAGTAAAAGCATAATCAGGATTTTCATTATCTATAATATACCCCTTACTTTGAAGCAATGCTTTGCTATCTTCTAAAAGTTGTTTTTTGAGTAATTCTAAGCTTTTATTGATTCTTTGATTTAGAGTAGATTGCTCAAAATATGAACTATAAAAAGTATTTTTTATAATTTCTACATCATTGATTTTGACTTTAGGACTATTAGCATTTGTGTGGTTGTGTTCTTCAAAAGTGCTTTTAAAATTTGGCATAGAAATATAATAAGTTTTTTGATTACCAGTGCAAGCACTTAAAAATAAAATTATGCTAAAAAATAATAATATTTTTTTCATTTTCTCTCCTTGTTATTTTTATAATTATACAATTTTTTGCTATATTATGTGTTTTATTATAAAGGCTTTTTTATGGAATTTTGGCAAAATATTTATGCAAATTTTGATGTAGTGGCTTTTGAAATTTTTGGTTTAAAAGTGCATTGGTATGGCATTATGTATGTGTTAGCTTTACTTGTTGCTTTAATGGTCGCAAAATACTATGCGATTAAAGATAATATGGGAATTTCTAAAGCTATGCTTGATAGCTATTTTATATGGGTAGAAATAGGGGTGATTTTAGGTGCAAGAATAGGTTATATTTTAATTTATGATGTGCATACTTTATGGTATCTTACTCATCCTTGGCAAATTTTCAATCCTTTTTATAATGGAGAATTTGTAGGGATTAGGGGTATGAGTTATCATGGAGCTGTTGTTGGATTTTTAATAGCAACTTATGCTTTTTGTAAAAAAAATAAGCAAAATTTATGGAAATATTTAGATTTGGTAGCTATTAGTGTGCCATGTGGATATATTTTTGGTCGTATTGGAAATTTTTTAAATCAAGAGCTATTTGGTAGAGCTACGGAAGTGCCTTGGGGTATTTATGTAGATGGGATATTGCGTCATCCATCTCAGCTTTATGAAGCATTTTTAGAAGGTTTTATAGTTTTTATCATTTTATTATTGATAAAAAAATATAAAAAATACAATGGAGAATTGATTGCTTATTATACGATTTTGTATGCTCTAGCGCGTTTTGTATGTGAGTTTTTTAGAGAGCCTGATTTTGGTATAGGCTTTGTTGCTTTTGGTATGAGTATGGGCCAGATATTAAGTTTATTAATGTTTTTATTAGGACTATTTTTATCTTTTTATTTAAGAAATATTAAAAAAAATTTATAAATTTTTATTTATTTTAAGAATAAAAGTTCTATAATTGCTCCGATATTAAAACTTATCAACTTTTAAAAGGAGTAAATATGAGCCAACTCATTGAAGGTTTTTTAGGCAAGAGTGTTGATGGCAAAAAAAGCAAAATGCCAGCAAAACTTGACTATATTCAAAGTGCGACAGGCTTAATTTTAGGCTTGTTTATGTGGGCACATATGTTGTTCGTTTCTACCATTTTGGTTAGTGATGATTTTTTTGATTCAGTAGTTCATTTTTTAGAACTAAAATTTATCATTAATAGCCCTATGATGAGCTACATCACTTCTTTCTTAGCAGCCTGTGTTTTGGTTATTTTCTTTGTGCATGCTGGACTTGCAATGAGAAAATTCCCTATTAATTTCAGACAATACCAACTTTGTAGAACACACTTAAAATATATGAATCATGGTGATTCTTCTTTATGGTGGGTTCAAGCTGCAACTGGTTTTGTAATGTTTTTCTTGGGTTCTGCGCACTTAATTTTTATCATTACTAATGCAGATAAAATCAGTGCTGATATGTCAGGTGATAGAGTAGTGAGCCATTTTATGTGGTTGTTTTACATTGCCTTATTAATTTGTGTTGAGTTGCATGGTAGTATTGGTCTTTATAGATTATGTGTAAAATGGGGTTGGTTCGAAGGTAAAGATGCAAAAGAAAGTCGTAAAAAACTTAAAAAAGCAAAATGGTTTATTAGTATTTTCTTCTTAGTTTTGGGTGTATTAAGCTTAGCTGCTTTTGCAAAAATAGGCTTTAATAATTACCAAAACAACTCTGTAGCGCAAATAGTAAAAACTTATGATGGAGCTAAATATGAACATACAATATAGTGATGCTTTAGTTATTGGTGGTGGTCTTGCAGGTTTAAGAGCTGCTATTGAAGTTGCAAAAAGTGGTCAAAGTGTAACTTTATTAAGTATTTGTCCAGTTAAAAGATCTCACTCAGCTGCTGTACAAGGTGGTATGCAAGCAAGTTTAGGAAATAGCGTTAAAGGTGAGGGAGATAATGAAGATGTGCATTTTGCTGATACAGTAAAAGGGTCTGATTGGGGCTGTGATCAAGAAGTTGCAAGAATGTTTGCACAAACTGCTCCAAAAGCTGTGCGTGAGCTTGCTGCTTGGGGTGTGCCTTGGACTAGGGTTACAAAAGGACCTAGAACTGTTGTGATAAACGCTCAAAAAACTACTATTGAAGAAAAAGAAGAAGCACATGGTCTTATAAATGCAAGGGATTTTGGTGGTACTAAAAAATGGAGAACATGTTATATCGCTGATGCAACAGGACACTGTATGCTATATGGTGTGGCAAATGAAGCGATTAAACATCAAGTTAAAATCATCGATAGAATGGAAGCAGTAAGAATTATCCATGATGGTAAAAAATGTCTAGGGGCTATTGCTAGAGATTTAACTAATGGGGAATTAATCGCTTATGTTGCTAGAGGAACTATGATAGCAACTGGTGGTTATGGTAGAATTTATAAACAAACTACAAATGCTGTTATTTGTGAAGGTACAGGAGCTGCTATCGCGCTTGAAACTGGACTTTGCAGACTTTCAAATATGGAAGCAGTGCAATTTCATCCAACTCCAATCGTACCAAGTGGTATCTTACTAACCGAAGGTTGTAGAGGTGATGGTGGTATCTTAAGAGATGTTGATGGTTACCGCTTTATGCCTGATTATGAGCCTGAGAAAAAAGAACTTGCAAGCAGGGATGTTGTAAGTCGTAGAATGATGGAGCATATTAGAAAAGGTAAAGGTGTAAAAAGCCCTTATGGAGATCATTTGTGGCTTGATATTTCTATCCTTGGCCGTGCTCATGTTGAAAAAAATCTTCGTGATGTTCAAGATATTTGTAAGACATTTAATGGCATTGATCCTGCTGATGAGGGTCCAAAAGGCTGGGCACCAGTTTTACCTATGCAACATTACTCAATGGGTGGTATTAGAACAAAACCAACCGGTGAAAGTCAATGGCTAAATGGTCTTTTTGCATGTGGTGAAGCAGCTTGTTGGGATATGCACGGATTTAACCGTTTAGGTGGAAATTCATGTTCAGAAACTGTTGTTGCAGGTATGATCGTAGGGGATTATTTTGCACAATATTGTAAAGAAAATGGTAATGATATTGATACAAATATCGTTAAATCTTTCCTTTCTAAAGAGTATGATTACTTAAAATCTCTTGTTAGTAAAGAAGGAAAACATGATGTATTTGAAATCAAAAACAGAATGAAAGACATTATGTGGGAAAAAGTAGCTATCTTTAGAACAGGCCAAGGTCTTGAAGAAGCGGTTAAAGAGCTTGAAGAATTGTATCAAAAATCACTTGATCTAAAAGTACATGATAAAGAATTAAAATGTGCAAACCCAGAGCTTGAAGAAGCTTATAGAGTTCCAAGAATGCTAAAAATTGCTTTATGTGTTGCTTATGGTGCGCTTTTAAGAACTGAAAGCCGTGGGGCTCATTATAGAGAAGATTATCCAAAAAGAGATGATTTAAATTGGATGAAAAGAACCAATACTTACTGGGTAGAAGGTGAAAGTATGCCTAGAGTTGAGTATGAAGATCTTGACATTATGAAAATGGAAATCCCACCTGCATTTAGAGGTTATGGTGCTAAAGGAAATATCATTGAAAATCCATTAAGTGAAAAACGCCAAGCTGAAGTTGATGCGATCCGCGAAAAAATGGAATCAGAAGGCAAAGGTAGGTATGAAATTCAACATGCTTTAATGCCTTATGAATTACAAGCTAAATTTAAAGCACCAAATCAAAGAATAGGAGTTGATTATGAGTAGAAAATTAACAATAAGAGCATTTAAATATAATCCATTAAGTAAAATTTCTAAGCCTCATTTTGTTACTTATGAGCTTGAAGAAACTCCATTTATGACGATTTTTGTGTGCTTAACTCAAATTAGAGAAAAAATGGATGCGGATTTGAGTTTTGACTTTGTATGTAGAGCAGGGATTTGTGGAAGCTGTGCTATGATGATTAATGGTAAGCCAAAGCTTGCTTGTAAAACATTAACAAAAGACTATCCAGATGGCGTTATAGAGCTTATGCCTTTGCCTGCTTTTAGACACATTAAAGATTTAAGTGTTAATACAGGTGAGTGGTTTGATAGTATGTGCAAACGCGTTGAAAGCTGGGTGCATAATGAAAAAGAAACAGATATTTCTAAACTTGAAGAGCGTATAGAACCAGAAGTTGCTGATGAGACTTTTGAACTTGATCGTTGTATAGAGTGTGGAATTTGTGTTGCTTCTTGTGCGACTAAGTTAATGAGACCTGATTTTATCGCTGCTACTGGACTTTTAAGAACAGCTAGATACTTACAAGATCCACACGATCATAGAACTATAGAAGATTTTTATGAATTAGTAGGCGATGATGATGGAGTATTTGGGTGTATGTCTTTACTTGCGTGTGAAGATAATTGTCCAAAAGAACTACCTTTACAAAGTAAAATTGCCTATATGAGAAGACAACTTGTCGCTCAAAGAAACAAATAATCCTAGCCCCCAAGAAGATGGGGGCATTAAAGTCTTACTAAAACAAATTTGGAAAAATCATAGCGTTTATCTTGATGTAAATACTCTTTTTGATGAGAGCTTAATTAATACTCAAAAAGCAGCAATTATCTTAAGCACTAATCTTGATAATTATGAAAGATTTAGCGCTTTAAATGAATTCAAAAGTTTGATGAAAAGTTTAAATTTACGTTTAGATCTTTATAGCATACAATATGCGCAAGTTTGTTTTATTAATGCTTTAAATTTTGGAATTTTAGATAAAAATGAGCTTTTAAAAGCTTTAGAAAAACTTCAAAAAATCACTGATAATGCCCTGATATATGCTTTTGTATCTAAGCAAAAAATTATTCAAAAAGATTACAAACAAGAATTTAAAAACTCTCATCAAACACTAGATCTTATTAACGAAAAATTACAAGAGCTTTGCGAGGATGAAAAAGCTCAAAAACTCTTACAAGAAGCTTTAGTTAAATTTAGTAATATTGATTTTTCTATCGCGGTGACTGGTGTTGTAAATGCTGGAAAATCAAGCATGCTAAATGCACTTTTAAAAAAAGAGTTTTTAGGAGTATCAAATGTGCCTGAAACTGCAAATTTAAGTATTTTAAAATACGGTAAAGAGCAAAAAGCTAAGATATATTTTTGGAATGAAGAAGAATGGCAAGATATTTTAAAAAGTTCTAATGATAATCAAGACATGCAAGAGCTTATAAAGCAATTAGAGCAAAATTTTAATTTAAATGAATACATCA
Proteins encoded in this region:
- a CDS encoding fumarate reductase iron-sulfur subunit, translating into MSRKLTIRAFKYNPLSKISKPHFVTYELEETPFMTIFVCLTQIREKMDADLSFDFVCRAGICGSCAMMINGKPKLACKTLTKDYPDGVIELMPLPAFRHIKDLSVNTGEWFDSMCKRVESWVHNEKETDISKLEERIEPEVADETFELDRCIECGICVASCATKLMRPDFIAATGLLRTARYLQDPHDHRTIEDFYELVGDDDGVFGCMSLLACEDNCPKELPLQSKIAYMRRQLVAQRNK
- a CDS encoding fumarate reductase flavoprotein subunit gives rise to the protein MNIQYSDALVIGGGLAGLRAAIEVAKSGQSVTLLSICPVKRSHSAAVQGGMQASLGNSVKGEGDNEDVHFADTVKGSDWGCDQEVARMFAQTAPKAVRELAAWGVPWTRVTKGPRTVVINAQKTTIEEKEEAHGLINARDFGGTKKWRTCYIADATGHCMLYGVANEAIKHQVKIIDRMEAVRIIHDGKKCLGAIARDLTNGELIAYVARGTMIATGGYGRIYKQTTNAVICEGTGAAIALETGLCRLSNMEAVQFHPTPIVPSGILLTEGCRGDGGILRDVDGYRFMPDYEPEKKELASRDVVSRRMMEHIRKGKGVKSPYGDHLWLDISILGRAHVEKNLRDVQDICKTFNGIDPADEGPKGWAPVLPMQHYSMGGIRTKPTGESQWLNGLFACGEAACWDMHGFNRLGGNSCSETVVAGMIVGDYFAQYCKENGNDIDTNIVKSFLSKEYDYLKSLVSKEGKHDVFEIKNRMKDIMWEKVAIFRTGQGLEEAVKELEELYQKSLDLKVHDKELKCANPELEEAYRVPRMLKIALCVAYGALLRTESRGAHYREDYPKRDDLNWMKRTNTYWVEGESMPRVEYEDLDIMKMEIPPAFRGYGAKGNIIENPLSEKRQAEVDAIREKMESEGKGRYEIQHALMPYELQAKFKAPNQRIGVDYE
- the lgt gene encoding prolipoprotein diacylglyceryl transferase; this translates as MEFWQNIYANFDVVAFEIFGLKVHWYGIMYVLALLVALMVAKYYAIKDNMGISKAMLDSYFIWVEIGVILGARIGYILIYDVHTLWYLTHPWQIFNPFYNGEFVGIRGMSYHGAVVGFLIATYAFCKKNKQNLWKYLDLVAISVPCGYIFGRIGNFLNQELFGRATEVPWGIYVDGILRHPSQLYEAFLEGFIVFIILLLIKKYKKYNGELIAYYTILYALARFVCEFFREPDFGIGFVAFGMSMGQILSLLMFLLGLFLSFYLRNIKKNL
- the miaB gene encoding tRNA (N6-isopentenyl adenosine(37)-C2)-methylthiotransferase MiaB → MSKKLFIQTLGCAMNVRDSEHMIAELKEKENYELTQDAKEADLILINTCSVREKPVHKLFSEVGSFEKIKKNGAKIGVCGCTASHLGDEIFKRAPNVDFVLGARNVSKITKAVNTPKFLGNDIDFDESNYAFADFRNSLYKTYVNISIGCDKHCTYCIVPHTRGDEISIPFEIIKKEALKAVANGAKEIFLLGQNVNNYGKRFSNAHEKINFSDLLEKLSEIEGLERIRFTSPHPLHMDDRFLEVFSKNPKVCKSMHMPLQSGSSEILKAMKRGYTKEWYLDRALKLRSMCKDVSISTDVIVAFPGESDKDFEDTMDVLEKVRFEQMFSFKYSKRPLTKAATMPNQIPDDIASKRLSILQARHTEILDEIVAKQKDKEFEVLFEELRSEGFVAGRSDNNFLIQVKGSEELLGQMKKVKITNPRRMVLNGEIL
- a CDS encoding fumarate reductase cytochrome b subunit, coding for MSQLIEGFLGKSVDGKKSKMPAKLDYIQSATGLILGLFMWAHMLFVSTILVSDDFFDSVVHFLELKFIINSPMMSYITSFLAACVLVIFFVHAGLAMRKFPINFRQYQLCRTHLKYMNHGDSSLWWVQAATGFVMFFLGSAHLIFIITNADKISADMSGDRVVSHFMWLFYIALLICVELHGSIGLYRLCVKWGWFEGKDAKESRKKLKKAKWFISIFFLVLGVLSLAAFAKIGFNNYQNNSVAQIVKTYDGAKYEHTI
- a CDS encoding membrane lipoprotein lipid attachment site-containing protein, with translation MKKILLFFSIILFLSACTGNQKTYYISMPNFKSTFEEHNHTNANSPKVKINDVEIIKNTFYSSYFEQSTLNQRINKSLELLKKQLLEDSKALLQSKGYIIDNENPDYAFTIVINASLYEDKVTRNSSLGGDSVESSFMIILEAQSHLNNLHQEDTFQSTASSAKLNDPIILNYPIKGQASIESFREVYSAVPTQVNESLAASALEIDKVFLAFYKEITSSLKTSIKEIKEEPKTQENSEVQDVKEDDKKEEKATPYQNNEVIIFE
- a CDS encoding lysophospholipid acyltransferase family protein — translated: MAKSFKINLLAFGIFLLQWLIFLTCRKVYLGQKLPKRSCVILFWHGRLALMPFAYRKMGIKGKKAYVMISHHKDGEIIARNIAFFGLDTLRGSTSKGALALLKQSFKILDQGDDIIITPDGPRGPYHSISDGSVMIAAKKNVPLFLLNYEASSFWEFKSWDKMILPKPFSKITYRLSEEIKIQNLNLEEAKVLIKEKFDMISQIDKG